In a genomic window of Nitrososphaerota archaeon:
- a CDS encoding Lrp/AsnC ligand binding domain-containing protein produces the protein MSKILAFVDIFVESAEMDNVVAALSKLETLDELYEVTGEFDIVTLVSASDIEEFREILKNKILKIKGVKSTVSSVVLHTHKGPRSDGSQGPRRPRQ, from the coding sequence TTGTCCAAGATACTGGCATTCGTGGATATCTTTGTGGAGTCGGCGGAGATGGACAACGTTGTTGCCGCTCTTTCCAAGCTTGAAACGCTAGATGAGCTCTACGAGGTCACGGGAGAGTTCGACATAGTCACGCTCGTGTCCGCCTCAGACATTGAGGAGTTCCGGGAGATTCTGAAGAACAAGATACTAAAGATAAAGGGTGTGAAGAGCACTGTAAGCTCCGTAGTCCTACACACCCACAAGGGACCACGGTCAGACGGGTCGCAGGGTCCACGGCGACCACGCCAGTAG
- a CDS encoding potassium-transporting ATPase subunit C, with amino-acid sequence MENSKPNYRPVVGLAVLSLVICGLLFPLAITGIAQVILPFQANGEIVQLNGHSVGSSLIAQGFNSPKLFHARASNQSASGVDPDIPLSDALLQVPRISSATNIPSTTITSIVNGNVEGTIWIFGSPYVNVLKLNLILIEANPTVYQNLTF; translated from the coding sequence TTGGAAAACTCTAAACCAAACTACAGGCCTGTGGTCGGACTTGCGGTTCTGTCACTTGTCATATGCGGACTGCTCTTCCCCCTAGCGATAACGGGCATCGCTCAGGTCATCCTCCCGTTTCAGGCGAATGGTGAAATCGTTCAGCTCAACGGCCACTCGGTCGGCTCCAGCCTGATCGCCCAGGGATTCAACTCCCCGAAGCTGTTCCATGCCAGGGCCTCAAACCAGTCCGCGTCAGGGGTGGACCCTGACATCCCGCTTTCGGACGCTCTCCTACAGGTCCCGCGGATAAGCTCGGCGACTAACATTCCTTCGACCACCATCACCTCGATTGTGAACGGGAACGTGGAGGGAACGATATGGATATTCGGAAGCCCCTACGTGAACGTGCTGAAATTGAACCTTATCCTAATCGAAGCGAACCCGACCGTTTACCAGAACCTCACGTTCTAG
- a CDS encoding dihydrofolate reductase family protein produces MNDHEEFIAIARDGPSDGAIETARTVTANLYMTLDGYGEFPKYPGSDAHSSEPGEVFKDLWIRRYNSVDTIIYGRRSYEDHVSYHSLSARKPSDPEYLFEFSRFLERSQKIVLSHNLKKTEWQNSRVMKGDLARIVSRLRAEPGKDIIVDAGPSVSQEFIQRGLVDDYRIMVMPVILGRGKLYWGSMIRQRTLKLLSIKTDRNGELVLHYGAVRSPPGR; encoded by the coding sequence GTGAATGACCACGAAGAGTTTATCGCCATAGCGAGGGATGGGCCTTCGGATGGGGCCATAGAAACGGCGCGAACAGTCACAGCGAACCTCTACATGACGCTGGATGGATACGGCGAGTTCCCAAAGTATCCTGGATCCGACGCTCATTCGAGCGAGCCGGGTGAGGTATTCAAAGATCTGTGGATCAGACGATACAACTCGGTAGACACGATCATCTACGGCCGGCGGTCCTACGAGGACCACGTGTCATACCACTCGTTATCGGCGAGAAAGCCCTCTGATCCGGAGTATCTGTTCGAGTTCTCCCGATTCCTTGAGCGGAGTCAGAAGATCGTTCTCTCTCACAATCTGAAGAAGACCGAGTGGCAGAACTCCAGGGTGATGAAGGGGGACCTCGCCCGGATTGTTTCCCGTTTGAGAGCCGAACCTGGAAAAGACATCATTGTAGACGCGGGCCCTTCAGTCTCACAGGAGTTCATCCAAAGAGGCTTAGTCGACGATTATAGGATCATGGTCATGCCTGTCATCCTCGGACGCGGGAAGCTCTACTGGGGTTCAATGATAAGACAACGAACTCTGAAGCTCCTGTCAATCAAGACAGATAGAAATGGAGAGCTCGTTCTCCATTATGGAGCCGTGAGAAGTCCTCCGG
- the kdpA gene encoding potassium-transporting ATPase subunit KdpA, which translates to MIDAPQTLSLILILGSALGLAWLISPYLARVYRRTPSRFDRVLIPIEHGIYRLLGVDSGHVMGWKEYFLAGVLVNVVQMALAFLILTSQGFLPLNPQGFPGLSWDLSFNTVVSFATNTNLQHYAGESSLSYLSQMTAIQFLQFTSAATGMCMGIAMVRGFVVGSKDMGNFYVDFVRTLTRILLPFCFIAALLLVALGVPQTLGGYTSVTTVEGATQSILVGPVASLVAIMQLGTNGGGYFGANSAYPFMNPSQITDILEIGLMLLLPTALLFVFGELLGKKREVRPFLIGAYGLFIIDLAIAFIPTTPLGLGIETRIGGFMSAFWTVVTTAVTTGSVNTTLVAMHPLVILSAFMGMLIQATPGGKGVGLMYMMMYIIITVFVVGLMSGRTPEYLGIKITSRDVKLVMLAFLVHPIIILIPTVVAYASGAVAAIGLGGGAVGFTQVFYEFTTSAANNGSDFLGTLANTPFFNVSTAMVILVGRYAPIGILMALGGSMIGRKRSVVSGLKTESFTFSIVLIGTILVLVVLTFFPFLALGPILSYFQGNVNGFG; encoded by the coding sequence GTGATCGACGCACCTCAGACCCTTTCCCTCATCCTGATCCTTGGATCTGCTCTCGGGCTAGCTTGGCTCATCTCCCCGTATCTCGCGAGGGTCTATAGGAGGACGCCCAGCCGGTTCGACAGGGTTCTGATCCCCATTGAACACGGGATCTACCGGCTATTGGGAGTCGACTCCGGGCACGTCATGGGGTGGAAGGAGTACTTCCTCGCAGGCGTTCTAGTCAACGTCGTCCAGATGGCGCTAGCCTTCCTGATTCTGACCTCCCAGGGCTTTCTCCCTCTGAACCCCCAGGGCTTCCCCGGGCTGAGCTGGGACCTCTCCTTCAACACCGTCGTTTCCTTCGCCACCAACACCAACCTCCAGCACTATGCGGGTGAGAGCTCTCTCTCCTACCTCAGCCAGATGACTGCAATCCAGTTCCTCCAGTTCACCTCCGCTGCGACTGGGATGTGCATGGGCATCGCCATGGTGAGAGGTTTCGTCGTCGGTTCCAAGGACATGGGTAACTTCTATGTGGACTTCGTCAGGACCCTCACGCGCATCCTTCTTCCCTTCTGCTTCATCGCCGCGTTGCTGCTGGTCGCACTCGGCGTCCCCCAGACCCTAGGCGGGTACACATCCGTGACCACTGTGGAGGGAGCAACCCAATCGATACTCGTCGGGCCGGTAGCCTCACTCGTGGCCATAATGCAGCTCGGCACCAACGGGGGTGGATACTTCGGAGCGAACTCGGCCTATCCCTTCATGAACCCGAGCCAGATAACTGACATCCTCGAGATCGGCCTGATGCTCCTCCTTCCCACGGCCCTCCTCTTCGTCTTCGGGGAGCTCCTGGGCAAGAAGAGGGAGGTCAGACCTTTTCTGATCGGGGCCTACGGCCTCTTCATCATCGACCTGGCCATAGCCTTCATCCCTACCACCCCTCTCGGCCTGGGAATCGAGACGAGGATAGGGGGCTTCATGTCCGCATTCTGGACCGTCGTGACGACCGCCGTCACCACAGGTTCGGTCAACACGACCCTCGTCGCCATGCATCCTCTCGTCATCCTTTCGGCCTTCATGGGCATGCTCATCCAGGCCACCCCGGGCGGGAAGGGCGTCGGCCTGATGTACATGATGATGTACATCATCATAACAGTCTTCGTCGTCGGTCTGATGTCCGGGCGGACCCCGGAATACCTAGGAATCAAGATCACGAGCAGGGATGTGAAGCTGGTGATGCTCGCCTTCCTCGTCCATCCGATCATCATCCTGATCCCTACAGTCGTGGCCTATGCTTCTGGTGCAGTCGCCGCCATCGGCCTTGGGGGCGGCGCGGTCGGTTTCACTCAGGTCTTCTATGAGTTCACGACATCTGCTGCGAACAACGGGTCCGACTTCCTCGGCACCCTTGCAAATACCCCCTTCTTCAATGTCTCAACGGCGATGGTGATACTCGTTGGGCGGTACGCGCCGATCGGGATCCTCATGGCCCTCGGAGGGTCGATGATCGGCCGAAAGAGGAGCGTGGTCTCCGGACTAAAGACCGAGAGCTTCACCTTCTCCATCGTGCTCATCGGAACGATTCTTGTCCTCGTCGTGCTAACCTTCTTCCCCTTCCTCGCTCTCGGCCCGATCCTGTCCTACTTCCAGGGAAACGTGAATGGGTTTGGCTAG
- a CDS encoding HAD-IC family P-type ATPase: MASLQGARAVRRRIPLFSARVLKDSILRLSPISLRSNPVMLIVELTFFIVGAMAVYPQGFVPVAKPSNQAFYVEVALILLITVWFSTLSDSLAEQQARSTASSLRRLETEVLSKKVLKEGWTTTVVPTRSSDLRKGDLILLETGDTVPIDADVIEGIAMVDESLLTGESAPVRKAPGDTLIGGSRLLSDTLTGKVSVNPGETFIDQMIRMVESSKRPKTPNEQAVTIVLLGLTAIFSIIIISLFSLSVTLGLGADLSVLIALYVCLLPTTIGALLPAIGLSGMSRLYKKRIVAKSGRAIETAGDVDVILLDKTGTITVGNRRAIQFIPFEGHTVGDVGEAAFLSSWYDDTPEGRSIIDLAYESGFTPRELNTLALSEVYEFSAASRTSGVKINRGAALNLPKGPDLGRERLRFRRKVSGFFEDWNQSEPEVEVIKGAPDAIKERLSSVPSNYNELVNSVAAAGETPIVVSRGDKALGIIRLKDVLKEGIREKIQSVKAMDIRPVMITGDQPLTAKSIAAEVGIDEYVPQARPELKFSIVKREQAESRIVAMIGDGTNDAPALAVADVGLAMSSGTEAAKEAANMVDLESNPAKVIDVVLLGKQLLMTRGAVTAFSIANDVAKYFAIVPVLFAATIPQLTALNILGLGLNSAVLSALIFNAVIIPVLIPIAMKGVTFRPAGTMSIFLRNVLFYGVGGIIVPFVGIKLIDILISTI, from the coding sequence TTGGCTAGCCTCCAGGGTGCGAGGGCCGTCCGCCGCCGGATTCCACTCTTCTCGGCCCGGGTCCTCAAGGACTCGATCCTGAGACTGAGCCCCATTTCGCTGCGGTCGAACCCGGTCATGCTCATTGTGGAACTTACCTTTTTCATAGTGGGGGCAATGGCGGTCTATCCCCAGGGCTTCGTCCCTGTCGCCAAGCCCAGCAATCAGGCCTTCTACGTTGAAGTTGCCCTCATACTCCTAATCACCGTCTGGTTCAGCACTCTCTCAGACTCGCTTGCCGAGCAGCAAGCCAGGAGCACTGCCAGCAGCCTCCGGCGGCTCGAGACCGAGGTGCTTAGCAAGAAGGTCTTGAAGGAAGGCTGGACTACGACGGTAGTACCGACAAGGTCCTCAGACCTCCGGAAGGGAGATCTGATCCTCCTCGAAACCGGAGACACAGTCCCCATCGACGCGGATGTGATCGAGGGCATCGCGATGGTCGATGAATCTCTGCTCACAGGGGAATCCGCACCCGTGCGAAAGGCGCCCGGAGACACGCTAATCGGCGGCTCGAGGCTACTGTCCGACACCCTCACGGGCAAAGTCTCGGTGAACCCAGGCGAGACATTCATCGATCAGATGATCAGGATGGTGGAGTCCTCAAAGAGGCCCAAGACCCCCAACGAACAGGCGGTGACCATAGTCCTGCTCGGTCTGACTGCCATTTTCAGCATCATAATCATATCCCTGTTCAGTCTCTCAGTAACCCTTGGCCTTGGAGCGGACCTTTCCGTCCTGATCGCGCTCTACGTTTGCCTCCTCCCGACCACAATCGGCGCTCTTCTCCCTGCCATCGGCCTGTCTGGCATGTCTAGGCTCTACAAGAAGAGGATAGTCGCGAAGTCCGGAAGGGCCATCGAAACAGCGGGGGACGTCGATGTCATTCTCCTCGACAAGACCGGCACAATCACCGTAGGGAACAGGAGGGCCATCCAATTCATTCCATTCGAGGGGCATACGGTTGGCGACGTGGGGGAGGCCGCGTTCCTCTCTTCATGGTATGATGACACCCCCGAGGGGCGGAGCATAATCGACCTCGCCTACGAGAGCGGGTTCACTCCCAGAGAACTGAACACCCTTGCGCTCTCAGAGGTCTACGAGTTCTCTGCCGCCTCTCGGACTAGCGGAGTGAAGATCAACAGGGGAGCGGCCCTCAACCTGCCGAAAGGGCCTGACCTGGGAAGGGAGCGCCTAAGGTTCAGGAGGAAGGTTTCGGGGTTCTTCGAGGACTGGAACCAGTCGGAACCGGAGGTCGAGGTGATCAAAGGAGCCCCCGACGCCATCAAGGAGCGTCTCTCGTCGGTCCCCTCGAACTACAACGAGCTAGTCAACAGCGTAGCCGCGGCTGGCGAAACCCCAATCGTTGTGTCGAGAGGGGACAAAGCGCTGGGGATCATCCGGCTGAAGGACGTCCTCAAGGAGGGAATACGAGAGAAAATCCAGTCTGTAAAGGCCATGGACATTAGGCCTGTGATGATCACGGGCGACCAGCCTCTCACAGCGAAGAGCATCGCCGCCGAAGTGGGGATTGACGAGTACGTCCCCCAGGCGCGCCCAGAGCTGAAGTTCAGCATCGTCAAAAGGGAGCAGGCCGAATCACGCATCGTCGCGATGATCGGCGACGGCACCAACGATGCCCCTGCCCTGGCCGTAGCAGACGTGGGCCTTGCCATGAGCTCCGGAACAGAAGCCGCGAAGGAGGCAGCGAACATGGTGGACCTTGAATCCAATCCCGCGAAGGTGATAGACGTGGTGCTGCTCGGCAAGCAACTCTTGATGACCAGGGGAGCGGTGACCGCCTTCAGCATCGCCAACGACGTGGCGAAATACTTCGCGATAGTGCCTGTCCTCTTCGCAGCCACGATTCCCCAGCTGACTGCACTGAATATCCTTGGGCTCGGCTTGAACAGCGCGGTCCTCTCTGCTCTCATATTCAACGCGGTCATTATCCCGGTTCTGATCCCCATAGCCATGAAAGGGGTCACCTTCAGACCCGCCGGTACCATGTCCATCTTCCTGCGGAATGTCCTTTTCTACGGGGTGGGGGGGATCATAGTTCCATTCGTCGGGATAAAGCTGATCGACATCCTGATTTCGACAATATAG
- a CDS encoding thioredoxin domain-containing protein, whose product MRKHANNPVNWYSWTEEALRRAKNDNKPVFLSIGYSSCHWCTVMSRESFENPEIAAIINKNFIPIKVDREERPELDAYYMSAVQSMTGSGGWPLNVFLTPDLKPFYGGTYFPPEPRFGMASFRQVLEFVAQVWKDKRGEIVENADQIAKALTMDVRGKDSKELTLANLDDGYAAMVSSFDQEHGGFGGAPKFPLPLASSFLLRYHYRTGKELALRSVTKTLDEMAAGGIHDHLGGGFHRYSTDKVWLVPHFEKMLYDNALLARVYTEAYQVTGKEEYARTVEDIFGWLMKEMKDKGGGFYSAQDADTEEGEGLYYTWTPAEVEEVLGAADGGEFCRVYGVTNSGNFEGRSILHLKVSEEVGSEKVRGWRSKLYEARIMRPRPATDDKILTSWNGLAISALAYAGAALSRPEYLKAASEAAEFVLSNCAKEGRLLRRYAGGEAKLEGTLEDYTFFIQGLLDLFEATSEPGWLQEAKGLAKVMVDDFEDKEKGGFFLTVDAQPARLKEGYDGVTPSGNSVAMVDLVRLSELTGDGETRRAAERALRFFSSDVEQQPTAHANMLVVLDLLLNGMKEVVVTSRTLAGAATLLAEVRRPFLPDKVVLTATEENHERLEGLTTLLEGRKVGAKARAYVCQNFTCKLPADTAEGLRAQLIPK is encoded by the coding sequence TTGCGAAAACATGCAAACAATCCGGTGAACTGGTATTCTTGGACGGAGGAAGCCCTCCGGAGGGCGAAGAATGACAATAAACCAGTATTCTTGAGCATCGGCTACTCAAGCTGTCACTGGTGCACGGTGATGTCGCGTGAATCGTTCGAGAACCCAGAGATAGCTGCGATCATCAACAAGAACTTCATCCCCATCAAGGTCGACAGGGAGGAGAGGCCTGAGCTGGACGCCTACTACATGAGCGCCGTCCAGTCGATGACAGGTTCTGGAGGGTGGCCACTGAACGTCTTCCTCACGCCTGACCTGAAGCCGTTCTACGGAGGGACGTATTTCCCTCCTGAGCCGCGTTTTGGGATGGCAAGCTTCAGACAGGTGCTGGAGTTTGTCGCACAGGTCTGGAAGGACAAGAGGGGGGAGATAGTCGAGAACGCGGACCAGATCGCGAAGGCGCTCACGATGGATGTCCGGGGAAAGGACTCCAAGGAACTCACACTCGCGAACCTGGACGATGGGTACGCCGCGATGGTGTCTTCATTCGACCAGGAGCATGGTGGGTTCGGAGGAGCTCCGAAGTTCCCGCTTCCGCTGGCGTCCTCCTTCCTGCTGCGATACCATTACCGGACAGGGAAGGAACTTGCGCTGAGGAGCGTGACGAAGACTCTGGACGAGATGGCGGCCGGGGGGATACACGACCACCTGGGGGGCGGTTTTCACAGATACTCTACAGACAAGGTTTGGCTCGTCCCTCACTTCGAGAAGATGCTCTATGACAATGCCCTGCTCGCGAGGGTCTACACCGAAGCGTACCAGGTCACGGGGAAAGAAGAGTATGCGAGGACGGTGGAGGACATCTTCGGCTGGTTGATGAAGGAGATGAAGGACAAGGGGGGCGGATTCTATTCGGCCCAGGACGCGGACACAGAGGAGGGAGAGGGACTCTACTACACCTGGACCCCGGCCGAGGTCGAGGAAGTCCTGGGGGCAGCAGACGGGGGCGAGTTTTGCAGAGTGTATGGGGTAACCAACAGCGGGAACTTCGAGGGAAGGTCGATTCTCCACTTGAAGGTGTCGGAAGAAGTTGGCTCGGAGAAGGTGAGAGGTTGGCGGTCCAAGCTTTACGAAGCGAGAATCATGAGACCGAGGCCTGCCACCGATGACAAGATTCTTACTTCCTGGAACGGGCTGGCGATCTCGGCGCTCGCCTATGCTGGCGCAGCCCTGTCAAGGCCGGAGTACCTGAAGGCGGCATCCGAGGCTGCGGAGTTCGTCCTGAGCAATTGCGCAAAAGAGGGGAGGCTTCTTAGAAGGTATGCGGGAGGCGAGGCGAAGCTGGAGGGGACGCTGGAGGATTACACGTTCTTCATCCAGGGCCTTCTGGACCTCTTCGAGGCGACGTCAGAGCCCGGCTGGCTTCAGGAGGCGAAGGGACTCGCGAAGGTTATGGTGGATGACTTCGAGGACAAGGAGAAGGGGGGGTTCTTCCTGACGGTGGACGCCCAGCCTGCCAGGCTCAAGGAAGGGTATGACGGGGTTACGCCGTCGGGCAACTCCGTGGCGATGGTGGACCTCGTAAGACTCAGCGAGCTGACCGGGGACGGAGAGACCAGGAGAGCGGCCGAGCGCGCACTGCGTTTCTTCAGCTCAGACGTGGAACAACAGCCCACAGCCCACGCGAACATGCTCGTCGTCCTGGACTTGCTTCTGAACGGGATGAAGGAGGTGGTCGTAACCTCTCGGACCCTAGCGGGGGCGGCGACCCTCTTGGCGGAGGTGCGGCGCCCCTTCCTTCCCGACAAGGTGGTCCTGACGGCGACGGAGGAGAATCATGAGCGGCTGGAGGGGCTGACCACGTTGTTGGAGGGGAGGAAGGTGGGGGCGAAGGCGAGGGCCTACGTCTGCCAGAACTTCACCTGCAAACTCCCCGCGGATACGGCCGAGGGGTTGAGGGCCCAATTGATTCCGAAGTAG